Proteins co-encoded in one Nonomuraea helvata genomic window:
- a CDS encoding ABC transporter ATP-binding protein, giving the protein MGGQVLRLQDVAVRRDGAALLRGIDWTVNADERWVVVGPNGAGKTTLLQVASTLLYPSEGVVEVLGERLGQADVFDLRPRIGLASAALAERIPPEEKVIDLVLTASYGIMGRWTEEYDSNDVTRAVELIDMMGAAHLIRRRFGTLSEGERKRVQIARALMPDPEMLLLDEPAAGLDLGGREDLVRRLSVLAGDYRSPTLVLVTHHVEEVPSGFTHGLLLRHGSVVAQGPLEHVMTPENLSQTFGVPLSLERSAEGRWYARAY; this is encoded by the coding sequence ATGGGTGGTCAGGTGCTGCGGCTACAGGACGTCGCCGTCAGGCGCGACGGAGCCGCCCTGCTGCGCGGCATCGACTGGACGGTCAACGCGGACGAACGATGGGTCGTCGTCGGGCCCAACGGCGCGGGTAAGACCACGTTGCTGCAGGTCGCCAGCACGTTGCTCTATCCGAGCGAGGGCGTGGTCGAGGTTCTCGGGGAGCGGCTGGGGCAGGCGGACGTGTTCGACCTGCGGCCGCGGATCGGGCTGGCGAGCGCCGCGCTGGCCGAGCGCATCCCGCCCGAGGAGAAGGTCATCGACCTGGTGCTGACGGCCTCGTACGGCATCATGGGCCGCTGGACGGAGGAGTACGACTCCAACGACGTGACCAGGGCAGTCGAGCTGATCGACATGATGGGCGCGGCCCACCTGATCAGGCGGCGGTTCGGGACGCTGTCGGAGGGGGAGCGCAAGCGGGTGCAGATCGCCCGCGCTCTCATGCCGGACCCCGAGATGCTCCTGCTCGACGAGCCCGCGGCGGGGCTCGACCTGGGCGGTCGCGAAGACCTGGTGCGCCGGCTGTCGGTGCTGGCGGGCGACTACCGCTCGCCGACGCTCGTGCTGGTGACGCACCATGTCGAGGAGGTGCCGAGCGGGTTCACGCACGGGCTGCTGCTGCGGCACGGCTCGGTGGTGGCCCAGGGGCCGCTCGAGCACGTGATGACGCCCGAGAACCTGTCGCAGACGTTCGGGGTGCCGCTCTCGCTGGAGCGCAGCGCCGAAGGACGTTGGTACGCCCGCGCCTACTAG
- a CDS encoding SPFH domain-containing protein, with product MSVEQLIVALVVVAVVGFGVARTVRIIPQATAAIIERLGRYHRTLTPGLNLVVPFIDRIKDMIDLREQVVSFPPQPVITSDNLVVSIDTVIYFQVTNPKAATYEIANFLIGVEQLTVTTLRNVVGGMDLERTLTSREDINTALRGVLDEATGKWGIRVNRVELKAIDPPASIQDSMEKQMRADRDKRAAVLTAEGQRQAAILQAEGEKQASVLRARGEAEAAVLRAQAEAEAQAMRAKGQADAIGMVFRAIHEGRPDQHLLAYQYLQTLPEIAKGDANKIWIVPSEMGKVLENLGGLFTPPKSSE from the coding sequence ATGTCCGTCGAGCAGCTCATCGTCGCCCTGGTCGTGGTCGCGGTGGTGGGCTTCGGGGTGGCCCGCACGGTCCGCATCATCCCGCAGGCCACGGCCGCCATCATCGAGCGCCTCGGCCGCTATCACAGGACGCTGACCCCGGGGCTCAACCTCGTGGTGCCGTTCATCGACCGCATCAAGGACATGATCGACCTGCGGGAGCAGGTGGTGTCGTTCCCGCCGCAGCCGGTCATCACCTCCGACAACCTCGTCGTGTCCATCGACACCGTCATCTACTTCCAGGTGACCAATCCGAAGGCGGCCACGTACGAGATCGCGAACTTCTTGATCGGCGTCGAGCAGCTCACGGTCACCACGCTGCGCAACGTGGTCGGCGGCATGGACCTGGAACGCACGCTGACCTCGCGCGAGGACATCAACACCGCGCTGCGCGGCGTGCTCGACGAGGCGACCGGCAAGTGGGGCATCCGCGTCAACCGGGTCGAGCTCAAGGCCATCGACCCGCCCGCCTCCATCCAGGACTCGATGGAGAAGCAGATGCGCGCCGACCGCGACAAGCGCGCCGCCGTGCTGACCGCCGAGGGGCAGCGCCAGGCGGCCATCCTGCAGGCGGAGGGCGAGAAGCAGGCGTCGGTGCTGCGGGCCCGCGGCGAGGCGGAGGCGGCCGTGCTCCGCGCGCAGGCGGAGGCCGAGGCGCAGGCCATGCGCGCCAAGGGGCAGGCGGACGCGATCGGCATGGTGTTCAGGGCCATCCACGAGGGCAGGCCGGACCAGCACCTCCTCGCCTACCAGTACCTGCAGACCCTGCCCGAGATCGCCAAGGGCGACGCCAATAAGATCTGGATCGTCCCGTCGGAGATGGGCAAGGTCCTGGAGAACCTCGGCGGCCTCTTCACACCCCCCAAGAGCTCGGAGTAG
- a CDS encoding sulfite exporter TauE/SafE family protein: protein MTGWELVAVCAAGVLAGAVNAVVGSGSLITFPTLIAVGVDPVTANVSNTIGLVPGSFTAAHGYRPELQGQRERLLRLGLASALGALIGGILLLFLDPGVFHVVVVALIALACVLVLVQPMLNRWLAGRRGHAHPHGGVALWLWVLAAGVYGGYFGAAQGVLLIGLLGSFLDEDLQRVNAAKNVLALIVNAVAAVLFVLVAHVDWLAVAGVALGAVAGGFLGARLGRRIPAPVLRGVIVCVGIAAIFVLVYG, encoded by the coding sequence GTGACGGGGTGGGAGCTGGTCGCGGTCTGCGCGGCCGGTGTGCTGGCGGGTGCGGTCAACGCCGTCGTCGGGTCCGGCTCGCTGATCACGTTCCCCACGCTGATCGCCGTGGGCGTCGATCCCGTCACCGCCAACGTCTCCAACACCATCGGCCTCGTGCCCGGCTCGTTCACGGCCGCGCACGGCTACCGTCCCGAGCTCCAGGGGCAGCGCGAGCGCCTGCTGCGGCTGGGTCTGGCCTCGGCGCTGGGGGCGCTGATCGGCGGGATCCTGCTGCTGTTCCTGGACCCCGGCGTGTTCCATGTGGTCGTCGTCGCGCTGATCGCGCTGGCCTGCGTGCTGGTCCTGGTGCAGCCCATGCTCAACCGGTGGCTGGCCGGGCGGCGTGGGCACGCGCACCCGCACGGCGGCGTGGCGCTCTGGCTCTGGGTGCTGGCCGCGGGCGTCTACGGCGGGTACTTCGGGGCGGCCCAGGGCGTGCTGCTGATCGGGCTGCTCGGCAGCTTCCTCGACGAGGACCTGCAGCGGGTGAACGCCGCCAAGAACGTGCTCGCGCTCATCGTGAACGCCGTGGCCGCGGTGCTGTTCGTGCTGGTCGCGCACGTGGACTGGCTCGCCGTGGCAGGGGTCGCGCTGGGGGCGGTGGCGGGCGGGTTCCTGGGCGCCAGGCTGGGCCGGCGCATCCCGGCGCCCGTGCTGCGGGGGGTGATCGTGTGTGTGGGAATTGCGGCCATTTTCGTACTGGTGTACGGATAA